The genomic segment GAAGGGTGGACTGTCGTAGTCGAGGTCCGACGCCAATTGCAGAACGGTCTGGACAGGACTCTTGATCTGCTGGGCGACGGCCTTGTCCGAGTAGAAGGCCTGCGCCATGAACATCTGCCGCAGCATCGGACGAAGCTCGAAGTTATTCTGCCGCAATGTGTTAGCCAGTTCGTCGACCAGTTCTGGCTCGGGATTCTCGTAGGCGAAATACGTCCACAGCTTCTTCGCCATGAACTGCGAGGTCGCGGGCTGCTCGAAGATGATGTCGACAATGTCCCAACCGTCGAAATCTCCCCGGCGACCCAGAAAAACCTTCTCGCCGATGTCGTGATAATCCTCCCGATACACGAACTTTTCGTGGTCGGCGCTCCACCCGGTGAAAGCCCGGGCGGAGTTCTTGATGTCGTCCTCCGTGTAATTCCCCTTGCCCATGGTGAAGAGTTCCATGAGTTCGCGCGCCCAGTTTTCGTTGGGGTGCTTCTTGGTGCTCTGGACGTTGTCGAGGTAACGGAGCATGGACGGGGACTGTCCCACCGCGAAAGTGAGGCGCTTGAAATTGCCTGCGGCGTTCCGGCGAAAGACGTCGTTGAGTTGGTGCGTGTGCCACGAGGATTTCACCTTCTGGGCCGACGTGGCGAAATGACCGTGCCAGAACAGGGCCAGCTTCTCCTGAAGGGGGCGCTCCGTGGTGAACATCCGGTGCAGCCACCACGCCTTAAGTCTCTGAATAGCAACGCGTTCCTGCTGCTGATACTCGTTACGAGCCTTACGGCGCTCCTCTTCGGTGGCGTTGGCGTACCGGCGACGGAGTTCTTCCCGGGAAAGAGGGGGAATGAGAAAGTCCGGGGCGTCGCCGGGTTCTGGCTGGGCCTCGAAATCGACGAAGTAGTCGACCGCCGCAGCGGGGCTCATTGCGGTAATGCGGTCCAGACGGTCGTGGGTTAGGCCAAAACCGGCCCGGTTCAGTAGATGACGCGCCTTCCTTCGATCCCAATCCGAGGCACGGATCGGCTCCAATAGCGGTGATGCCATGGTCCGCTCTCCTTGCAGTGGCTTGCCAGGTATGTGCTTGCAGCGGTCAGCCGGGGCTGACTACGGTGGGTTCAACACCGCAAAAGGG from the Candidatus Hydrogenedentota bacterium genome contains:
- a CDS encoding DUF1800 domain-containing protein; the encoded protein is MASPLLEPIRASDWDRRKARHLLNRAGFGLTHDRLDRITAMSPAAAVDYFVDFEAQPEPGDAPDFLIPPLSREELRRRYANATEEERRKARNEYQQQERVAIQRLKAWWLHRMFTTERPLQEKLALFWHGHFATSAQKVKSSWHTHQLNDVFRRNAAGNFKRLTFAVGQSPSMLRYLDNVQSTKKHPNENWARELMELFTMGKGNYTEDDIKNSARAFTGWSADHEKFVYREDYHDIGEKVFLGRRGDFDGWDIVDIIFEQPATSQFMAKKLWTYFAYENPEPELVDELANTLRQNNFELRPMLRQMFMAQAFYSDKAVAQQIKSPVQTVLQLASDLDYDSPPFSAMAQAAQRLGQDIFFPPNVKGWDGGRAWINANTLLVRYNLPGFLVTAKLKKEDLEMMAYLGQAGLMSQNGEPSTAPQSMMSMTSEADAGSAQPQWNAQTFFASMKYATPNDCVSQLENRFLSTPLSADQRAVLIRSLGVDGDPAAPLGDKPIPQRFLFATLHLLLSTAEYQLC